ctccctcctcctcccactcccCCTCTCGCCAATCCTTGTCCCTGCCTATACCGCCTTCCTGCGCAGCGCCGCCGAGGTCCCTTcgggttcttctccttctcctgctctcccacCTCTCGTGCTCGGCCGCTTCCTCTTCCCCGGGAGCGAGCGAGCGGGCGATTCCGATCGCCGTGGCCGTAGGAGGGTCGTGTGGACGCGGAGGGCGAGGAGGCGCGTGGGCGCGGAGGGGCCATGGGCGGGCAGAGGGTGGAGGACGGCCGCCCGCCGTCCAATCTGCAGCGCTTCCTCGACTGCACCACCCCGACAGTCGACACGCACATTCTCCCCAAGGTGACGCTCCCCTCCCCCGTAAACCCCGCGCCCGCCCACGCGATCCGCGCCGGTACGATTCTCGGGAGTTTCAGGATTCGCCATTACTCCTCCGCCGATCCGCTCGCGTCACCTCTGTTCCTCCGACGGCATGGCCGCTGAATTACTGCTCGCCGCTTCTTCGCTCGCGCACCGGATATGCTGAATAATTACAACTGCGAGTactactttagtagtagtacatacATATTTGTTCCTTGTTCATTTTGAGAATTTATTCACCTACTGGTACTGCTGCCAAGCTgtgcctccctccctcctcttGCCTGATTGGGATGCGTCCCCGGTGGCGACGGCTGCGGGCATAAATTCCCACCTTTGGCTTGTCAATTCCGGCCCGCTGCTCAACTGTTCCAGTATTAATGACTGCCCTTCAGTCCTAGGCGGGCAGGATATGCATACTTGTCATGTCTTAATCTGAGACTGAGACGCTGCTGCTCATCATGTTGATCCAGACCAATGGCCGGCTGTCCAATGACGCGTGGCACCATGCCGACGCCGACAGCCTCGAGTACTTCAACCTCGCCGACCTGTGGGAGCAGTACTACGAGTGGAGCGCGTACGGCGCCGGAGCCACCGTGCAGCTGCACGGAGGGGACAAGGTGGTTCAGTACTACGTCCCGTACTTGTCAGGGATACAGCTATACACCAACAAAGTCCTCAATGCATCCAGGTCTGCACCAAGACaaccatgcttgattttgacttcaTGTTGATTTCTGGATGTGGGCTGAACCAGTTTTATCTTTGCCTGCAGGAGTTTTGGTGAGGATTATGGCATGGACTTCTGGAGCGATGATGACGACAATGAGAAGATGTCAAGATCCTGGAGCTCAACATCTGACGACTCATTTAACTGCGACGTGGTAGGAGGGAACAGGAGGCGACCTGGCCATTTGTACTTTGAGTTCTTTGAAGTTTGCTCTCCTTATGGAAGGATCCCCCTCATGGATAAGGTGAATTTCTATGACATATCTTCTACTAGCTTATCCTAGTCGTGCTATCTCTATTCTTAGCTCTTTGTTTCGTCCAGGTATATGAATTATCCCAGGGCTTTCCTGGGTTGACATCGCTGAAGAGTGTCGACCTTTCGCCTGTCAGTTGGATGTCAGTTGCCTGGTATGATCAAACTTACCCCCTTTAGTTTTATTCTTTAAAAGAAAGAAATTTTGGCAGACAAACAATCACACAACATAAGAGTTTCTTCACAAATCATGCTTGCATAGCCTAGCCATACTATTTTCCTTGCTTGTAATTCTAGATTGCAACCACTGGTGCTCAACTTGTAGTTCTGTAGTGAATTCAAGTGTTTATGTTCAGTTTGACCCGTGGTGCTCTCATCATTTCTGTCTAGGCAGTAAGCGTTGTTTCTCTGTTCAGAAATCCTTTCCCGGCTATTCATTTTATTCTCTGTGATAATTGTTATTTCTTGACATTGTCATTTATCTTTACTACTTCTATATTTAGGTATCCTATCTACCACATTCCCTACCAACGCAATGTGAAGGACTTGTCTGCGTGCTTCCTAACTTACCATACCATTTCCTCTTCATTTCAAGGTACGTTGCTGTTGCATGTAAGACACTAACTAGACCAGTTTGATCATCTCTAATGGCACAAGAACGTCATCATTTCCATAGGACTCTGTGCCATTGCTGCATGACCTGTGACAATGATGCTAGTCACTAATCATCCTAGATTCTGGGTGATGCCCATTTGTGTTGTTTAGATGTTCGTGCAGACACACTGAGTCAAATTTTACTTTGCACTATGTGGATCTTTTCTCCTGATTTCGATTAGATTGGGTTAGTGTGCTTGGAAGAGGATGACTGCAAGGTCATGGGACATTATGACAGTTCCATTCCCCAACCACTCTTATAAACATGCACTCTTTCTTTGCTTCTTTACCAAGCTGTGAGTTGGAACTGATTCACTTAAAATATTAGGCTTTGACTATTTAATCAATGCAAAAGTGTGCTAGCTTAGTCAAAGGTTTGCTTCAGTCACATGACATGCGAATGTGCACTGCAGAAGTATGTCGGTCACAAGCGCAGAATATGTGTATGTACTTTGGGGAAACCTTTCCCTGGATTGTTGGTCTATGTTTAAACTATTCTTAAATAGAGGGGTGGCAGTCTGGTGGCCCATGGTGGAAGAAACTCAAAATGAACTGTAGCTTCTCAATTACCTTGCTTGAGACCGCTTGATTGAGTGGTTTCTAGTGTTCAGATTACGTGGAGTATATATGGTAAAGGCACACTGTGCTTAACGTGTTTGGTTATGTTGCTATATTCCAGAAAAGATGCATGTTAGATACATTAATGTCAAGATATGTTTTTTGCTGCCAATTGGTATGATACGAGATGttacccccaccacacacacacacacacacacacacacacacacacaaacaaacaaTTGATGCTTAGCTTCCAAGAGTATGAGCGTTTTCTTCAAGGGTTTGTTCAGCTTGATATTTTGCTTCCAAACCTTCATCTCCAGTTTCAAAAGGCCCCGTGTCTTAGCTTTCAAGTATATTAGACAATTGCTTGCGAGAGAAGGAGGTGCTAGCAGTTTCTTTCCCCAGTTAAGAGGAGAAAGAGACTCTCTTGTCACATAGCTTGACTTTGTTAGTTATTCTTAGAGATCTGTAGTTGTTTCTTAAAGGGTAGAAATTTCTATGTTTTACCATGAAGGAAGGGTTCTTTCAGGTACTTATTATACATCGGTGGTGTAAGCTTGCTTGGATTGCAATGGTGTGCAACCGCACTTAGACACACCAGCTGTCCACTTCCCAGCAAAAAAATAATCGCAGTAGAGAGTCTAAACCAAGCCAATTCTTTGAACTCGACCCTGCTTTTCCTTGCAGGGATTGGTACTGTAGTCCTTAATAACAGCTGCCCTAGTGACATGCCTTGAACACTGTTTCCAAACCGCAACTAGCTGTATTGATGGCATTATTAATGTTTCTGAACAGATCACACACCGGAGACCATGACCTATGGCTCAGCTGCCAGTGGGAAACAGAATGACCAGAAGGCCAACACAGTATCACTAGCCCCGTTTGGACTCGCAGCAAACAAGATACAGGGCTCTCTGTGGACCAACCCCAGGACAGGAGATCATAAGAGGATCGTCTCCCTCTTCGGCGCAGCAGACTCTTGGCTTAAGCAGCTTGGAGTCCGGCACCATGACTTCAACTACTTCGTCACTCACTCCATGTGAACTACTAATTTGCCCCCGTAGACTTGAAATCGTCAAAACTGCTTACACCACCGACAAGGGACACAAACCATCTACCGTGTATCGCCCTCGTAAAAGTTGAGTCTAACATTCGTGGGATAGGTTTATACGGCTTGATTGCAGCACATAACAAATGTATCAGGACTTGAAAGGTTTTGTGTTTCTTGGCTGAAGATGTAACTAATGTGCACAGAAGTTTTGGTACTAGTCTGATATATCCAGCTCTTGTGGTTGGGTGCATATTGTAGCCACCTGCCTCGCCATGTGTACTCAACTAGCCTATGGAGGTTGTGTGCCCAGGATGAACTGCTTTTGCAGAGTCCTGTTTTCTGGGAAACTGCAGAGACATCAGAGTTCAGTTGGACCTGAATCAgttcattttatttattttatttttgctttttccgAAACGGAGGTTGAAACCCCCGGCCTACCTGAATCAGTTGATGACAACTTCATTTTCTTTTAAAGCAGTTGTATCAAAAAGTGAGATAGTTGCACAACTTGCGCCAGAAGAAACCGCGCCCGCAAACACAAAGTGGAGACACAAATTCATTAGTGGCATCTAGTATTTAGTTTCTTTCCCTCGATATCATTTTCCTACAAAACTAATAAAGTAAAGACATGCTATTATCCAACACAAAATGCTGACATATTGTATTATTATGGCAACAAGCATAGCAACTGAGCTGGTATGTTGTGACAGTTCCATTGATGACCTTGACATGTAACccaatctatatctatacctaccaataaagcaaggtgtgtttctcCAATTTTTTAATCCATTCATCCATATTATTTTTCTTAATTTATTGATTACTTTTACTATCCAAGTTGGTACTATCTGTTTGTGCTACGTTGCATTAGATTTTCGTGTACGTGGCTTGACAGGGCCTCCGCATAGCTACTTTCCTTGCTCAGTTGGGCTTCTAGCTGGGCCTGCATCCATACTCAAAATTGTCTATGTCACATACGTTGTAAAAGGCCGCGGCTAATTGAGCTATAGCAATACACATaaatagtcccaccttgctccaTTGAACCGCCTCTCAGCGATTCATACATGTCCCAGGTTATGCGAGTATCAACCAGCCATATCGGCGCAAAGTTGGGACCAAATGAGATTGGTTGGCTCGGGGCTAGAGGAGGATGACGCGTGAGCAAGTAGGCCGGTGGGATGGGCTTCCTCTCATCAGCAGGAGAGGAAGGCAGCGGAGGGCAGAGGGGCTCAAGGTTGGTGGGCCTACATGGGGCGAAGCCGACGCTCGGGACGGTCGGCTCGATCGCGCGGAGGTTGCTAGCGGGGCGAAGAGCTCCCCTGCCAGAGGCGGCAGGGCCATGAGGTTGAGGACACCGCAAGCGAAGTCGGCGCTCGGGATGGCCGGCTCGGTCGGGGAGGTTGTTGGCGGGGCGAAGAGCTCGCCGACCAGAGCTGCGACGGGGCCGTGAGGCTGGGGAGGCGCGAAGAGCGCGGTCTCCTGTGCTGCTTACTATGTCATTTAGAAGATGCTAGCTGGGCGCCGGTTTGGGAGGcttagggggagagagagagagagatttcgtGCGCCAGCCCAGTCGGTTGCTGAACAGTTTCCATTTTAAAAACAAAAATTtctcaaaaaaattaaaaacataaaaTTGCCTCAATTATTTTTTAAAATCCAAGAAAGCGAAAAGGTGATTCCACAAATCTTTCAAAGGTTCGAAATATTTGAATTTGATTCGAATAGGTTTGAAATAGAAGTAGGTGATAGGAATTTTCAAATTTTGGTAAAatgtttggtggagcttggttatgtGATAGAAGAATTATGTTGGGGCCAAGATTTGAGGTAGAAAAGGCATATGATTTTTGAAGAGCTATGCATTGGCTTTGTGAACGTGGACAAGAATAGAAGTTTTTTTATGTCAAAGAAACAATTGGCAACATGaaagtaattcaaaaaaataggtCCTTTGTTGTAAGTAATAGGTATGGGTTGTTACAACATCGAAGGGGAGGAGGGCAACGGTCGGCATTGGCATCTTGTGAGGAATAGACGAACAACATCTTGTGGTTGCCCGACCGTGGCTGTGATATGTTCTCTTCTCCTGTTGCAACACAGGAGCATTTTTGCTAGTTCTATTGAAGCAAAATAGCGGCATCAAGAAAAAACACCAATTCTGAGATATTTTTGAAAAGAACAGATGGTGCACTTAAAATTTGTAGCGAAAAATAACGGCGCTGCTACGCGTCGGCCGGCAATATTTTTAAAAGATCCGCCGCCTCGCGAGACATCAGATTAGGCAGAGTGAGCGGCCGAGCATCACCCTGTACAGTTGCAACAAGAGTCGTGTTGCAGTAATTTTCTGCAACACGGGTCATGTTGGAGAAAGTTTTGTAAAACATAGTCAAGTTGCAGAATAATTTGCAACAAGTTGTAGATTATTTTTGCAACAAAGGCCTTGTAATAAGTTTTTTTTTGTAACAGAGATCATGTTGCAATTTTTGTTGCAATAGAGGTCTTGTTACAAtttttttgcaacagaggtcttgCCACAATTTAATTATTTTGTAAGGTCTTGTTACAGTTTTTTTTGCAACAAAGACCTTATTGCAGAAAAGAGATCGTGGGAGCTAGGTCCACCGCATCACATGAGATGCGTGGCGTGCAACCAAGGCGGCGGACGCGAGCGTGATAATTCGCCGGCTGAACCATATCTTTTCCCAATAAATAACTATACAACGCATATTTTTTCACCAGTAAATATTAATCTAAAATTGGCAAGGTGCAATCTGATCTTGATGAGATTGGAGAAAGAGAACATTTTTTTTGGAGAAGGATCACATCTATTATAAAGATTCACCGGAAGCATAAAACACCTCAgacataataaaaattataaagAGGTCCATGGGCTACCGAACGACCACTGCCGCCGTCAGAACGAGCCGCCGACGTGTCGCTGCCGCCGCTCCCATATCAAAGCCGGCCTCACCTTTTCGATGACAGCTGCGAAGTCTTTGTGCACGTGCCCATAAGGACCAACGCTTTGGAGCCGTAGTCGTCGCCGTTGAATCCTTGAATAGATCTGAAGAATCTAACACCAAATATCGCCGTTGCGTACGCACGatgagaaaccctaacctcgccaCCTCGAGGAGCTGGCAGGAATATACGTCGGAGCTCTATCTAATCAGTCCCAACGGACAAACTTAAGGACGACCGGAGCCCGAAAAACCGACTCAAAGAAGAAGCACCACCATCGGTCCAAACACCGCGGCTGCGAGGATTAAAATTCTACCTATCTACTAGCCGGATCCGAGGGACCAGAAATCCCCTCCCCGCCACTGGCTGCCGAAGCGGCGGGCGAAGGGGAGATGAATCCACGGGCTCGCCAGTGAAGATCAAGGGGAGGAAGGTTTTCCCTAGTCACTTTGCGAGAGAAGAAAGAGGATATTGCAAATGACTCGTTACAACAAGAAGAAACCCCACGAGCTACGTAGAAAAAAAATACTACTACTACTCTTGATATCCTTCTGagtgtgtcgtggatttgtcacggcagatgtcctggcgaaaggacttagtcgtggagccatcgctacgagtttacttgaaggggttaaagcggacacaaagacacgagggttttatactagtttggccccttcgatgaaggtaaaagcctacgtctagttgtgatggaattgatatgatctcgatggctagggagcaaacaagctttgcctaggctcgagttgtggttgtctgtcctgaaccgccaccgggtcgtcctcttatatacacgggtgacgcccgtcggtccatagagtcctaacactcgtattccggttggtatctctctattccttacttacaatacaagtcatacatcaggccagTTTATggctacatgttctaaccgactacaggccttgggccttcatctgtttacgccactaatgaagttaacccggcccaagtaggccggtttacgcctagtggtaatatccccaacattaggccccagattgatttgaactggttcatgtcaatccttcacaccatcttgcgtcttggatatcttctgttaattggcaaatctccatgtcgtcatcatttttggttgctgtaaaacggcatgacgtcatcagtttggttactgtaaaccggcatgacgtcattatgaaattcataacgccctcttaatgacagctcctggattcgcgcgtttgacctagctcggttgccttataaataagaccgaagggtcatttcctttctcttccccttcgtcccttcttcttcttcttcctcacgtcgccggctttggagctccgccaccaccgcgacctctgcctcgtctcgggccgctgcatcaacctgaacataccagagtgttgcggcgtctttccgcatcttctccgtttccggtaagttctctctccttcttaacctagatctgttcttagggttccatgttcttgctatgttcattgcgcgttcatagctgttctctgaccttgaatgcatctgtgaactcttgctgtgcttagtagcgatccctttagcatccgcttgctatttctcatccaagctcatagatctcccgcacatttccgctcaatggttcacttctgtttccgccttagtcttcgaaatatttcctgtttttgtgagcttgctgtagatccgcggctgtcacacgattttgtgaaatttgtttctgcataactagttatccatagtttcaattgcttccgatgcttaggccaggcggtttaacttcactatag
The sequence above is a segment of the Triticum dicoccoides isolate Atlit2015 ecotype Zavitan chromosome 1A, WEW_v2.0, whole genome shotgun sequence genome. Coding sequences within it:
- the LOC119270166 gene encoding uncharacterized protein LOC119270166, producing the protein MGGQRVEDGRPPSNLQRFLDCTTPTVDTHILPKTNGRLSNDAWHHADADSLEYFNLADLWEQYYEWSAYGAGATVQLHGGDKVVQYYVPYLSGIQLYTNKVLNASRSFGEDYGMDFWSDDDDNEKMSRSWSSTSDDSFNCDVVGGNRRRPGHLYFEFFEVCSPYGRIPLMDKVYELSQGFPGLTSLKSVDLSPVSWMSVAWYPIYHIPYQRNVKDLSACFLTYHTISSSFQDHTPETMTYGSAASGKQNDQKANTVSLAPFGLAANKIQGSLWTNPRTGDHKRIVSLFGAADSWLKQLGVRHHDFNYFVTHSM